From a region of the Acomys russatus chromosome 4, mAcoRus1.1, whole genome shotgun sequence genome:
- the Rab5if gene encoding respirasome Complex Assembly Factor 1: MSGGRRKEEPPQPQLANGALKVSVWSKVLRSDAAWDDKDEFLDVIYWFRQIIAVVLGVIWGVLPLRGFLGIAGFCLINAGVLYLYFSNYLQIDEEEYGGTWELTKEGFVTSFALFMVIWIIFYTAIHYD, encoded by the exons ATGAGCGGCGGGCGGCGGAAGGAGGAGCCGCCTCAGCCGCAGCTGGCCAACGGGGCCCTCAAGGTGTCCGTGTGGAGCAAGGTGCTGCGGAGCGACGCGGCCTGGGACGACAAG GATGAATTTTTAGATGTGATCTACTGGTTCCGACAGATCATCGCTGTGGTCTTGGGTGTCATTTGGGGTGTTTTGCCCTTACGAGGCTTCTTGGGAATAGCAGG ATTCTGCCTCATCAATGCAGGAGTCCTGTATCTCTACTTCAGCAACTACCTACAAATCGATGAGGAAGAATATGGTGGCACCTGGGAGCTCACTAAAGAAGGGTTTGTGACATCATTTGCCTTGTTCATG GTCATTTGGATCATCTTTTACACTGCCATCCACTATGACTGA